A stretch of DNA from Kazachstania africana CBS 2517 chromosome 3, complete genome:
CATTGAAAGTGCAATTAATGGtataaataatgatatatttGGTACAACTTCCCCATTAGAAAATACTGCATTGAATAAAAGTTTAAAATCGGCTTCTCATGATTTTTCTGAAATCTATGCCTTGAAAACAGGTTTACACTCCATTATTTCGACTGTGATTGAGGAATTTAGTTTATTCATGGATACTGCACAACGTATTGCAGAATTGCATCAGAAAATTAGAGAAGCTACTAGCGCAAATTAGGAAAAACTATCAATACCTTTCCATCTCTTTGTATTTGTAGAATATGTAATATGTATATTTATGGAATATATTTAACTAATTGGTCTTCAACATCAAACTGAATAGTTCCTGTACCCAACCAATTTTCTTCTCCCAATCATTTCACCCACAGAATAAAACCCAATTAGCTGTACAGCATATGCACCATACTTCCAGGCGTCGTTTTTGCTTATCTTTTGCAACGAATTGATGTATGTATTGGGCTGCCTCAAATATTGGAAGCTATTTTCGTATAATTTACTATAGAAACCTTTAAACTCCTCGAGTGATGGGGGTTGCAATCCTTCCTTGTGATAAATTTGCTTAGATAGTTCACCGGTTACTTTCCCATAATACAAAGTCTTATTTGTTATAAGTGAAGATGCTTCAACAGTCTTCTGCAGCAACAAATTTGTTTTCGATATTAATGACGCTCCTAATTTCTGTAATTTGCCAGACATGCTTGGTTTCTTGGTTTCCGGCACGTATGTTCCCTTTTACTCTTATATAGATTATTATGGAGTTTCGcctttgaattttttctaaGATCTTATTCCAACTAATATATAAGAAGTGTCTCGGCcaatcaaaattgatactAATACTATGTTACAATAGTAGATACGCACAGGTAGATTAGCACAACATCTATATACGGTTATTTAGACGAACTGATCTTCTTATACCTTCACCCAAAACTAGGACTTTATCTTCCTGTTGTAATCTCGATAAAACTTCAGAAATGTCTGAAGAATCCACTCTATCCTGAGCTTGTTCGTTTATTTGCTTGATTAGCTCATTGAAACTCATCGAATCACTACTATGCTCTGTAAGAACTCTAATAAGTTCTCTTGCAAGATCTTCCTGAAGCTTTCTTTGTATCACAGACTTACCAGTTTGGACAAGATTCATATCAATTTTACCTGTCTTTGGATCTGTTGCGTAATCCTTAATAGCTGTCTTAATCAATCTTACAGCCTCTTGAACATCTTGTAGCTCAACAACATCCGATAATCTCATCTTTGCATGTGCTTCAGAAAGACGAATCATACTTTCTAATTGTCTCGTCGTAGCAGTAattctcttttcatcaGACCTTGAATCATCACCCATCTTTCTCATACCGACATATGACCTaaccaattcttttttagCTTCCTCGTTAATGGTTGGATGTATATGCTCCTTCGCATAGCTAATATACATCGTTAGGAATTCTACTGGCAAAATATCGTCTTGCGATACATGCTCAGGCTTAtcttgaatatataaactTGTCAAATGCCTTGCTAATTCTCTATCTGTATTTTCATCCACTTTATCCAAGACCAAATAAACTAAATCAAATCTTGATAATAATGGTGGTGGTagatcaatattttctgttACTGGCAAATTTGGATTATAACGTGAGCCAATTGGATTCGCACTAGCTAAAATAGAACTTCTAGCATTTAATGTTGTGATAATACCTGCCTTTGCAATGGATATTGTTTGCTGTTCCATAACTTCGTGTAAGACAGATCTAGTCGAATCACTCATTTtgtcaaattcatcaatacAACATATACCACCATCCGACAAAACCAGAGCACCACTTTCTAGAACAAGTTGATTTGTATCAACATCCCTTGTAATATAAGCAGTTAAACCAACGGCGGAGGAACCTTTACCTGAAGTATAGACACCACGTGGGGCAATTTTATGAACGTATTGTAGAATTTGTGATTTGGATGTTGAAGGATCCCCACAGagtaaaatatttatatcacCTCTATAACGGCCACCTTTCTTGAATGTTTTATTAGTTCCGCCAAAAAGTTGCAAGAGGATACCCTTTTTCACATCGTCTAACTCAAAAATACTTGGCGCAATCGAACgagataataaattatacAGATCCTCCCTTTTAGCAACTGAATGAATTTTGGATATGTCTTCGTCTGTAATACGTTTTACTTGTTCAACTTCATTATGATTAAgttcattttgtaaaagtTCTTGTTCAACGGTTGAAGTATCGACATCCAATCTTTTATCTGACACTTTTTTAATATGGACAACATCTACGTATGTCTTATACAACGATTTCAAAACACGCTGTCTGGAGTTTGCTCTAATTGGTATTGATCTGAAGGTACCAGTAACTTCGATTCTATCACCAGCACGGCAAGAATCAACCAGTTCATCATAGACGCAAAGAGAAACAGAATGTGGAGTTTGACCATCCGGAACTAGATCAGGCGTTTCTTGTAACTTTATAACCTGTTTATCAGCAAAAGAACATCTATTATGGACCAATGACATGGAATTTGCTTCATTACAATCGACACGTTCACATCTAGAAGGTTCTTGAATGATACCCCTGTCAATTTCGACTGCCATCGTATGATCACAGACATTACACTTGAAAAATGCAACCTTCATATCTGGAATAACGGGAGTAGTCCTTAAAACTAAACCTTTTAGACTAATTAActtatcaatatcatttggATTCAATTCACGCATACCTCTAGCGGTTTCGACGTTGTATGGTCTTACCTTGTAGAATTTCGTTTCAATTTCGTCTAAATTGAAATCTAGATGATTGTCAACAACCAAAGAAACCATACAGTCCTTAATCGTTTGATCCATAATGGAAATAACTTCTTGAGgataatttaataattgataatataaCTCCTCAGTCTGCTTATAGGCCAACAAATTACGGGCATCCAGGTTTAAATTACAGGTACCTAATTCCCTCATTTCATTAAGATGGTTAACGTAGTATAACTCTTCGTCTGTTGTCGAGTTAATAAATTCCTCCCTTTCATCTAGAACTTTACGATATTTAGTTTTGAAAGACATCAAAAAATCACGGAAATTGTTGGCACATTCTTGAATACTCACATTTGTACCCCAAATAATTCTCACCGGCCCAGTTGTATCATCAGATGGTGGATCTGAACTTGTTGTTGGCTGTTGAAGACCGGAGTAAAATCTTCTAGGTGACGAAAAGTCGGATCCCTGGACATCATTTCTTCTCATTCTTGCTCTAGTAGATGAATTAGTACTAAAAGAAGGTGACGAACTTGGACCAAGCCTCTCACTTCTAATATCAGAAAATCTATTACCGCCTGGTGTAATGGCAGTGGAACTCATGTCCCTTCTCCTTTGATGTTGAGGAGTATCCGAGCTTTGTGGGTGTGAAGAAGAGGGGTAACTGAATGGAGAAGATACAATTCCATTTCGTGCCTCCGGGCCCACCCTATTACCACTGTCACGTTCATATGTATCCTCAGCTTGcgaagatgatgaattataGAATAGCCTAGATGGTGATGATTGTGGCGGTAAAGATCCGGGTACAGGAGCTGGAGAGGAGCtggaatcaaaatttccagtAACAGGAGAACTTCCTTGGTCAGACATTGAATCTTGGTTTGGGTGTCCTTCGTTTGCCTTACTAGTATAAAAAATCACTTATATCTGTTTTGtatatgtatttttttttcatttaaatttcGACAGGCGTCAAGTTTTGACGCCAGTAATTACATTTCCTATTCAggaattgatgaaattaccCAATCGGGTaaagtaataataaattagGTAGATACTATTAGTCTAGTCAATACTGGCTTGATTCAATCTTCGTGATGTTATTTATTCTATATTTGTACTATTTACTGTGTTATATTTCGAAGTTCTTCCCAGTActtcatatttttgatttccCATTTTCTTGCCGTATCACCTTTCCCACTACTTCTGGTTGCATACTCTTTGACTGTATTCTTGATGGTTTGCTTGTTGTAGTATGGTAGACTCTTTTGGGCAATCTCCGTCACTGTACCTAAAGAGAAAGTACTGTCTTGTACTTCATCGAATAGTTTTAATAAATCCTTAGGATCAACAATCAAAGctttttgcttcttctcCGGTGAGCTGCTAGCACTTTTTTCGGAATGTGTGACCTCCGTTGAAAATCCAGCTACCTTGTCTACACTTCTCTTCCCGGTATTCATATCCTTTTGGGAAGAAATTAATGTTCGACTACAGTCAATTGGCAACTCTTGTTTTTCCAGAAGAACATCTACTGATACCATATGAAAATACCGtttgtcatcttcatcCATGGCGGAACCTCGTAGGAGAACGGTAGGTATTAGTGGCCCTATAAACTTTTTCTTACCATTGGCTGGATTTCCGTTTTCATCTGTGTCAAGGAATCCATCAAATTCTCCTTCGCTTGggtcatcttcatcatcttcttcgtcatcttccTCACCACTCtctaaattatcaattccCGCACCTTCTTCGTCTTCCTCATTAACCCATTCCAAGTCTGAATCATAATCATAATCGAAGCCAGTACCTTCCGTTTCAAAAGGATTTTCTGTAGGTAAAACACAAATTTTGGAGTATGTCCCAATAAATGGAGGCCTTAcattttcataaaatttgatatacTTGTGTGGAATTTTGGAAAGAATGGATTGTAATTCATCGTCCGTCTTATCCTTTGATGTCATTTGTTGCAATAGAGATACAGCAGTGTATTTAACGGGATATCCTCTTTGTTGATACCTCGTACTTAACCATTCTAGCAAATTATCATCTTCCGTTGACTGTTTCAGGAAACTATCAACTTCAGCTTTTTTGTCAGATAGATCAAACTTTGAAAGTCTAaatagatttgataatttgacACCATCTCTAGCATAGAAAGGTAAAAAATCTCTCTCAAAATCAGAAGTCTCCTTTGATTGCCTTGATGAATCACCCACTTTCCTAAAAAAGTTCCCAATACGTGATTGTGCTCGttcttttgcttcttccttcattttcttttctttttctttccttattttctcattttctttgaccTTTTTGGCTCttaatttctcttcttctctttgttGCTTAGCTTTGAGCCTTTCCTCCTCTCTTCTGCGCTTCTCTTCCTCTCGCTGTTTAAGCTTggcttctttttctttccttaCTCTTTCATCACGttcctttttcttcaattcctTCTCTAGCCTGATGGCTTTCTTGCGTTTCTCTTTTTCCTTCCTTGCTTCCTCTCTTTTAATGGCAAGCTGCTCCTTTTTTGATACTGTTACCTCTGGCGTTTTCGCCATAGGATCCTTCTCTTCTTTtacttcattatcatcagcTACTGTAGGCTCAATTAATACGGAATCTTGTGCATTTTCGTCTTTAACCAACTCTTTATTTGCCATTGAAGGAAATGATTCCTGAtcatctttctctttcaatgcATTGACATCCGGTTCATCCGAAGGAATTATTGTTACATCTTTGGTTTCAACGTCACCTTGTTCAGCGACTTCCTCTTCAAGAACCATATCAGACCTTCCAACCAAAGTGTCTGCATCCTCCTCTAGAACGATTAAACTATCCGAATGTTCATTTATATCTTCTGTGTTATCCAAAGTTTTGCTTTCcttattatcatcatttggtttcttttttgttgtACTAGGCTTATTATTACcaacattttgaaaaaatgacagGATTCCTTGTCTTTCAGGTGTAGCAGTACTGCTCATAGCCTTGAAATTGGTACACTATCTATCAACTGATACACTAATTATACAGGGAAATCAGTAGCTGATATTCTCTCATTAACATCGATTTTTTCGAATGACGCgttaaatattttttttttttataaatgGAGGTACATCAACTGTGTATAGCACCGTTTCGCGTAGCATTTTCATTGgctttagaaaatgatgaactTTCTGAAAGCTTATAGCATAAATTGCAAGCCAGTTAGCTCTTGGAATGCACTAGGGGTGTGTGTGGATTGGAATaccaatgaaaagaaagtatATTTTATGTACTGTTGTTGATGCtattaatttattacaaGCATTCACATTTCATTGGTATAAATTTGCATCTACATATATTACGAAATGACCCAACCAATCTATCCTTTAACGCTCTTGCCATAAGATTTGTAAAGGAGAGTTTTCATCAGTCTTATCGTTTGGTCCCAGAGGAGATATTTCCTCCGTTCGTGTCATACCAAGTCTTTGTGGTGTTTTCATGTAAAGAGATTTATTATCATAACCGATAGGAACGAACTCCATAGATTTTCTGTATTGGCTTTTTCTACTGTTCGTAGACATTTCCGTTAGTTTATCCTCTACATAAGCATTTGTGTTGCTCTGATCATCATTGATGTCTCTTGGTGTATTAACATTTGCATATACTTTGGAATTAATAGTTGGAACACTAGCTGTACTAAAAGGTTGGTCATCTAAaatgtttttcttcttatccTGATTTATACTTTCAAGATCATTACTTTTACAGAGTAACTTGAATACTTCCTCCTTTATTTTTGACAATTGgtttttatcatttatttCTCTCCAATTCTTATTGAGAACTGATTCAAATATGGAATCTAAttgctttgaaatttttttttctcttaattcttcatttagAAAGGCTGTCTGTTGTCTCTGCAGAAAACTTAAGTTatcaagaatttcaattaaCAATTGTGTCTTataatcttcatcaaattgTAGTTCcattatttctttaaatCTTAAACTCAAATGATTTGCCTCATTATGAAATATTACGCTTGATTCGAAACATTTTATTGAACAATGTATATATGGAATTATGATATCTTTTAGTAACTttctatcttttttcatctgAGACATATTAGTTGTGGCTACGGATGTTTCAGTTTTCAATGAACCTGATCTTGAACCATTGTATGGAGAGGCAGATACATGAGAAATAATATCAGCAGTATCAGGTTTACTGACGCCATATATAGTTGACGAACGTATGGGGCTATCGCTTGTTAAGGATTCCCTCgtattaatttttcttgtgtCTCTTTCCCTAGATACAATTGGATGTCTAAGATTGGGtatcttttcatcattttgtttcaaaatagTTTGATTTAAACCAGATTTAAGTTCTTTAAGCTCTTTCTCCTTTTGCTCTAAAGCTAATCGTAAATGGAAAattctattattttcattataattTGTATCTTTACTTGAGGAGCTGAtatccttttcaattgaaccAGTCTTATTGAAAGTAGAATTAGATGCAGAAGGgcaagaagaggaagaagaagtacTCATGGTTGTTGTTACACTCTTACTGGCGTTTCCATCGTGATTTTCGGTGAATCTTACAGGATGAGTaaaaactttctttttagGTTCAATTGCTGGattgttcaatttcaaattaccTAATTTTGATTGTAAACCAGCTGCATTCTTTTGTAGTCTTGACATatcctcttcttttttcatctttatcttGATTGAACTATGTAAAATAAATAGTTGGTATGTCTAAATCAATTACGTCCTGGACAATTTTTTAGACCACAAATGTATTGTAGCTCAGCGGctatattttcaagaaaataagaaaatgtaagacatatatataatatatatgaaattggaagaaaaacCTGGCAAGACCTTGAAAAATAGTTTGACTGGGATGGCAATTGTAAAGGAGAACAAAAATATGTGCATAATCGTGATAGTTTAGTCAAGGGAGttgatgttttttttcttcttagcTTACTTATACTTCAAATAGATGGTATATGTATCTCTCAAACATACCAATTCAGCCGCTTACGATTGAGAAAAGCATGGATATAACAGTCACGTGTAGTAAGTATataatatgaaaaattcaacttGCCCGATTAAAGCCTTTTGTGGCGACATTTATCGCATCTGTCTAGCATATTTTCTTGCTACGGCCGGCTAAGTGGAAAATGggaaaacaaaaaaaaaaaaaaaagataagCAAGATTCTTTCCAGTTTGGTAAATTTGCGTAAATCTCGTATGAAAGTATATATCTCCCTGATATTTTCCTAGATTAGCAGCGGGAAGAGAAGCGGGTCAGGAATGTTGCACGAAAACTCAAAAGAGGAATAATGCCATGATCATGTTCTCTCgaccaaaaaaaaaggactGAAGGGTATTCTATGATTCTAGTTGGAGATTACCCATCTTCCGATGTGAAAAACTAAAATAGAGCAAAAAGGACAGCTAAGAAATTTCagtaaaagaaatattcatCAATGGAGTAATCATCCACTATATGCGAATAGACTTCTTCTTGCATCGCTAACATTCCTGTCAGGAGAAAGAGAGTTTACCAAGATAGCCGGAACATGGAAGCAATTTGCAGATTAAGGTAAATGCACGCATACTTTAACGTTTTGCAGATGAGACGCAAGCAAAAATTCTCTTTCACTCTAAACAAATATTCTTGATGACGTTACATATctttagaatttttcatgaaGGAATTTCGACTCCCGGCCTTCCTTTAACTCTGTTTCCTAACATCAGGGCGAAACAGGACACTTCTTCGACCCCATTAATCGTATTGCACATCATTGCAgcatatattttataactTTGCTAATAATATGAAAGGAGAACagaatttattatctaAAAAGGTGCATTTCCTTAAGGACACAACatgattttcatttttctaaatgggcatcatttttctcaaattaAAACTATGTTTGACCAATGTACATTTTCCcatattggaaaaattagcGGAATCATGTGTGTGTTGTCTCATTAGAAAGGATTTCCCTACAAACACATCATGTCACCCTCACTATAGCATGTCAAGTCTCAAAATCAGGCTATATCTTTcctattcaaattttataatgtCACATAGATCAACGCAAGCACCGGATACCAAGATGGACGAGTAAATAAAAGTATGTTACCAGCTTAAGTTACGCGTTCTATCGCACAGAAAGGAACGGACTCACCAAAAATAAAGGAAACATTCGAGATGTTTCAAGTGCTTTCGCGATTGTATATAATTTTAGAGTGTTACAACTTTTGCTAAAGCCCGATACATCTGGTCCagtttttcattaaatgattCTAGATGAAAGGATTTCCATCGAAGGAATCCCCCCCTCCTCCACTCCATTTTCATACTTGATATTTGTAATCTGTCTTGTAAATGGCCAACTTTTATTTCCCGTTTCTTTCCTTGATTGGCTGTACGGGTATTCTCTACTTTTATCAAAGATGTAGGCTAAGATGTCTCCTTTACAACGTAGTTCCCCATAAGTTACCTTAAGCAATTAGTAGCAGTGGCAATcattaataatagtaaATAAAAGATACTTCAACGTTTCTTTATGTACATCATGAATTGCATTGTATATCCGCGGAGAGGAGGACATGCGGTGtaccttttttttgtttgtttgTCCTTTATCATTTTAGAGTGGAAAGCGCATCATACTGTACAATCTTAACTTTAAAGCCCATTTAAATAGGAGTTCGGAAAGAATGATTGACAACTCGAAATTATTGTACTTTAAACATAACTCGATAGAGGCCTTGTATGCACGTTAGTGTACGTTTAGATTCATAATATACATGAGATAGTTCTTTCTTGGGTGGGAAAAACGGAGAAGATTGACATTTCTCCGTAATACTAATCTAAGAATAGGAGCTAACGATATGTTACAGGTAAATCAATTGTGTTGTATTCAACAGAAAGATGAAACAAAGGTGCGGTTTCTCCTCTTCAAGTTTAAGTTCTTTCTTAGTGGAAATCATTCTCCACTATATGTGGCACACGGTCTTGGAACTGTCGATACATTCTTTTCTCGGTACATCCAAATACTTTGACCAGAAACGAAAACTAAGGATTACCGATCAAAGTTCTGCGAAGTTTTCTAGAAGTAGTTCGTTACTTCGGTGACCCTCGGGACAGGAGAAAGTCTTGGCTATTAATAATAGCCAACGAATGACTGaatgacaaaaa
This window harbors:
- the ATP20 gene encoding F1F0 ATP synthase subunit g (similar to Saccharomyces cerevisiae ATP20 (YPR020W); ancestral locus Anc_8.123); translation: MSGKLQKLGASLISKTNLLLQKTVEASSLITNKTLYYGKVTGELSKQIYHKEGLQPPSLEEFKGFYSKLYENSFQYLRQPNTYINSLQKISKNDAWKYGAYAVQLIGFYSVGEMIGRRKLVGYRNYSV
- the MCM4 gene encoding MCM DNA helicase complex subunit MCM4 (similar to Saccharomyces cerevisiae CDC54 (YPR019W); ancestral locus Anc_8.122); amino-acid sequence: MSDQGSSPVTGNFDSSSSPAPVPGSLPPQSSPSRLFYNSSSSQAEDTYERDSGNRVGPEARNGIVSSPFSYPSSSHPQSSDTPQHQRRRDMSSTAITPGGNRFSDIRSERLGPSSSPSFSTNSSTRARMRRNDVQGSDFSSPRRFYSGLQQPTTSSDPPSDDTTGPVRIIWGTNVSIQECANNFRDFLMSFKTKYRKVLDEREEFINSTTDEELYYVNHLNEMRELGTCNLNLDARNLLAYKQTEELYYQLLNYPQEVISIMDQTIKDCMVSLVVDNHLDFNLDEIETKFYKVRPYNVETARGMRELNPNDIDKLISLKGLVLRTTPVIPDMKVAFFKCNVCDHTMAVEIDRGIIQEPSRCERVDCNEANSMSLVHNRCSFADKQVIKLQETPDLVPDGQTPHSVSLCVYDELVDSCRAGDRIEVTGTFRSIPIRANSRQRVLKSLYKTYVDVVHIKKVSDKRLDVDTSTVEQELLQNELNHNEVEQVKRITDEDISKIHSVAKREDLYNLLSRSIAPSIFELDDVKKGILLQLFGGTNKTFKKGGRYRGDINILLCGDPSTSKSQILQYVHKIAPRGVYTSGKGSSAVGLTAYITRDVDTNQLVLESGALVLSDGGICCIDEFDKMSDSTRSVLHEVMEQQTISIAKAGIITTLNARSSILASANPIGSRYNPNLPVTENIDLPPPLLSRFDLVYLVLDKVDENTDRELARHLTSLYIQDKPEHVSQDDILPVEFLTMYISYAKEHIHPTINEEAKKELVRSYVGMRKMGDDSRSDEKRITATTRQLESMIRLSEAHAKMRLSDVVELQDVQEAVRLIKTAIKDYATDPKTGKIDMNLVQTGKSVIQRKLQEDLARELIRVLTEHSSDSMSFNELIKQINEQAQDRVDSSDISEVLSRLQQEDKVLVLGEGIRRSVRLNNRI
- the RLF2 gene encoding Rlf2p (similar to Saccharomyces cerevisiae RLF2 (YPR018W); ancestral locus Anc_8.121), giving the protein MSSTATPERQGILSFFQNVGNNKPSTTKKKPNDDNKESKTLDNTEDINEHSDSLIVLEEDADTLVGRSDMVLEEEVAEQGDVETKDVTIIPSDEPDVNALKEKDDQESFPSMANKELVKDENAQDSVLIEPTVADDNEVKEEKDPMAKTPEVTVSKKEQLAIKREEARKEKEKRKKAIRLEKELKKKERDERVRKEKEAKLKQREEEKRRREEERLKAKQQREEEKLRAKKVKENEKIRKEKEKKMKEEAKERAQSRIGNFFRKVGDSSRQSKETSDFERDFLPFYARDGVKLSNLFRLSKFDLSDKKAEVDSFLKQSTEDDNLLEWLSTRYQQRGYPVKYTAVSLLQQMTSKDKTDDELQSILSKIPHKYIKFYENVRPPFIGTYSKICVLPTENPFETEGTGFDYDYDSDLEWVNEEDEEGAGIDNLESGEEDDEEDDEDDPSEGEFDGFLDTDENGNPANGKKKFIGPLIPTVLLRGSAMDEDDKRYFHMVSVDVLLEKQELPIDCSRTLISSQKDMNTGKRSVDKVAGFSTEVTHSEKSASSSPEKKQKALIVDPKDLLKLFDEVQDSTFSLGTVTEIAQKSLPYYNKQTIKNTVKEYATRSSGKGDTARKWEIKNMKYWEELRNITQ
- the SPO74 gene encoding Spo74p (similar to Saccharomyces cerevisiae SPO74 (YGL170C); ancestral locus Anc_8.120), with the protein product MKKEEDMSRLQKNAAGLQSKLGNLKLNNPAIEPKKKVFTHPVRFTENHDGNASKSVTTTMSTSSSSSCPSASNSTFNKTGSIEKDISSSSKDTNYNENNRIFHLRLALEQKEKELKELKSGLNQTILKQNDEKIPNLRHPIVSRERDTRKINTRESLTSDSPIRSSTIYGVSKPDTADIISHVSASPYNGSRSGSLKTETSVATTNMSQMKKDRKLLKDIIIPYIHCSIKCFESSVIFHNEANHLSLRFKEIMELQFDEDYKTQLLIEILDNLSFLQRQQTAFLNEELREKKISKQLDSIFESVLNKNWREINDKNQLSKIKEEVFKLLCKSNDLESINQDKKKNILDDQPFSTASVPTINSKVYANVNTPRDINDDQSNTNAYVEDKLTEMSTNSRKSQYRKSMEFVPIGYDNKSLYMKTPQRLGMTRTEEISPLGPNDKTDENSPLQILWQER